One region of Pristis pectinata isolate sPriPec2 chromosome 30, sPriPec2.1.pri, whole genome shotgun sequence genomic DNA includes:
- the LOC127584624 gene encoding PH and SEC7 domain-containing protein 1-like isoform X3: MWEETGAPGGTPHGHGGTVQTPHRQHRSNEEELRKSLSELADERTDPSLKTMKRISSGSNPFLDIMQDPNAATYKHGFLVRKVHADSDGKKTPRGRRGWKTFYGVLKGMILYLQKDAYKPDKQLSEEDLKNAISIHHSLAVRASDYSKKPNVFYLKTADWRVFLLQAPSSDLMQSWITRINLVSAMFSAPPFPAAIGSQKKFSRPLLPTAVTRLSLEEQIKAHDTRLKAMTADLAEHHSVPPDKKAKAKELEEYKQKEEYLEFEEMRFCTYVTLLRAKLKAGTDDLDKFDAALFDTAENEGNGLKKSRSSPSLNLEQPAVAIRVKRNTSERRSSRHPASTKHKL; this comes from the exons atgtgggaggaaacaggagcacccggaggaaccccacacggtcacggggggactgtgcaaactccacacagacagcatcgaag TAATGAGGAGGAGCTCCGTAAGTCCTTGTCTGAGTTGGCTGATGAAAGGACAGATCCAAGCCTGAAGACCATGAAGCGGATCAGCAGTGGCAGCAACCCGTTCCTGGACATAATGCAGGACCCCAACGCCGCCACATACAAGCACGGCTTCCTGGTGCGCAAGGTGCACGCCGACTCCGATGGGAAGAAAA CTCCCCGAGGAAGAAGAGGCTGGAAGACCTTCTATGGTGTGCTGAAGGGGATGATCCTCTACCTACAGAAG GATGCATACAAGCCAGATAAGCAGTTATCGGAAGAAGATCTGAAGAACGccatcagtattcaccactcACTGGCAGTGCGAGCATCTGACTACAGCAAGAAGCCCAATGTCTTCTACCTAAAGACAGCTGATTGGAGAGTGTTCCTTCTCCAGGCCCC GAGCTCAGACCTGATGCAGTCCTGGATCACCCGCATAaacctggtgtcagccatgtttTCAGCTCCGCCATTTCCCGCGGCTATCGGTTCCCAGAAGAAGTTCAGCCGACCTCTGCTTCCCACCGCTGTAACCAGGCTGTCTCTG GAGGAGCAGATAAAGGCGCACGACACCAGGCTGAAGGCTATGACTGCGGATCTGGCCGAGCATCATTCTGTCCCTCCCGACAAGAAGGCGAAGGCGAAAGAGCTGGAGGAATACAAGCAGAAGGAGGAATACTTGGAATTCGAG GAGATGCGGTTCTGCACGTACGTCACGCTGCTTCGGGCCAAGCTGAAAGCCGGAACCGACGACCTGGACAAGTTTGATGCCGCCCTGTTCGACACCGCCGAGAACGAGGGAAACGGCCTGAAGAAGTCTCGCTCAAGCCCCTCCCTTAACCTGGAGCAGCCGGCTGTTGCCATCAGGGTCAAACGGAATACTTCGGAACGCAGGAGCAGTCGGCACCCTGCCAGCACTAAGCACAAGCTATAA